In a genomic window of Streptomyces katrae:
- a CDS encoding sensor histidine kinase, producing the protein MPSRAPFGLRTRLIAAFLLVAAICAVSTAALTYRQARSAVLTQSQDTAVSTLRDQLEAVALTLPLDQRQLQRVVDDVGRRGKPHPWVVFGEYGTLRATSADLGSPVSDVLTDTLRTQVSSHPHGAFQRVTDDRGEPYLTIGMPAVFLHNGAREATGAVLYAVMPLSTEQQTVDAMVQAAKQGAVPGLAISVVPALLAARSVLRPVRDMRRAAQNLGRGRLDTRIEVRGADELAGLARTFNETAGALEESVAELREAEARARRFAADVSHELRTPLAGMLAVTEVLDEDAEQLDPDTAKALRLISAETGKLAVLVEDLMEISRFDARAAGLNLDDVDVAEAVGKTLQRRHWDDGRVTTDLPDGVRARLDPRRFDVVLANLVGNALRHGAAPVRVAVRTASAPEGERLVVEVADSGPGIGAEVLPHIFDRFFKADAARTRSAGSGLGLAISLENVRLHGGTLSAANAPEGADGFGGAVFTLDMPLEAAP; encoded by the coding sequence GTGCCCAGCCGCGCGCCGTTCGGCCTGCGCACCCGCCTGATCGCCGCGTTCCTCCTGGTCGCCGCGATCTGCGCGGTCAGCACCGCCGCCCTCACCTACCGGCAGGCGCGCAGCGCCGTCCTCACCCAGAGCCAGGACACCGCCGTCAGCACCCTGCGCGACCAGCTGGAGGCCGTGGCCCTGACCCTCCCGCTGGACCAGCGCCAGCTCCAGCGCGTCGTCGACGACGTCGGCAGACGCGGCAAACCCCACCCCTGGGTGGTCTTCGGCGAGTACGGCACCCTGCGCGCCACCTCCGCCGACCTCGGCTCACCCGTCTCCGACGTCCTCACCGACACCCTGCGCACCCAGGTGTCCTCCCACCCCCACGGGGCCTTCCAGCGGGTCACCGACGACCGCGGCGAGCCCTACCTGACCATCGGCATGCCCGCCGTCTTCCTCCACAACGGCGCCCGCGAGGCCACCGGAGCCGTGCTCTACGCCGTCATGCCGCTCTCCACCGAACAGCAGACCGTCGACGCCATGGTCCAGGCCGCCAAGCAGGGCGCCGTCCCCGGCCTGGCCATCTCGGTCGTCCCCGCCCTCCTCGCCGCGCGCAGCGTCCTGCGGCCCGTGCGCGACATGCGCCGCGCCGCCCAGAACCTGGGCCGCGGCCGCCTCGACACCCGGATCGAGGTCCGCGGCGCCGACGAACTGGCCGGCCTCGCCCGCACCTTCAACGAGACCGCGGGAGCCCTGGAGGAGTCGGTGGCCGAACTGCGGGAGGCCGAAGCCCGGGCCCGCCGGTTCGCCGCCGACGTCTCCCACGAACTGCGCACCCCGCTCGCCGGGATGCTCGCCGTCACCGAGGTCCTCGACGAGGACGCCGAACAGCTCGACCCCGACACGGCCAAGGCGCTGCGGCTGATCAGCGCCGAGACCGGCAAACTCGCCGTGCTCGTCGAGGACCTGATGGAGATCTCCCGCTTCGACGCCCGCGCCGCCGGGCTCAACCTCGACGACGTGGACGTGGCCGAGGCCGTGGGCAAGACACTCCAGCGCCGCCACTGGGACGACGGACGGGTCACCACCGACCTGCCCGACGGGGTGCGGGCCCGCCTCGATCCCCGCCGCTTCGACGTGGTCCTCGCCAACCTGGTCGGCAACGCGCTGCGGCACGGCGCCGCCCCCGTGCGGGTCGCCGTGCGCACCGCGTCCGCGCCGGAGGGGGAGCGGCTGGTCGTGGAGGTCGCCGACAGCGGGCCCGGCATCGGCGCCGAGGTGCTGCCGCACATCTTCGACCGCTTCTTCAAGGCCGACGCCGCCCGCACCCGCTCCGCCGGGAGCGGCCTCGGCCTCGCGATCAGCCTGGAGAACGTCCGGCTGCACGGCGGCACCCTGAGCGCCGCCAACGCCCCGGAGGGGGCGGACGGCTTCGGGGGAGCGGTGTTCACCCTCGACATGCCGCTGGAGGCCGCCCCGTGA
- a CDS encoding cytochrome P450, whose translation MERAAHVPAAPRRPGVPDVFDPRLYAAGVPHESYRVLRERYPVAWQEEPEVDGWPAGTGFWAVTRHADVVRVLRDHTAYSSWLGATQIRDPDPADLPFLRRTMLNQDPPEHGRLRRLVSRAFTPARVDAFAARARERARTLLAAARDGAEDGAADLVRAVTDEYALLNLTDLLGVPAADRGLLLEWTVRVIGYQDPEDAPAPLLGPDGTPLNPRSPALLGEMFGYARELAAHKLRRPGDDVMTALAQGELDPAELEMFFFLLTVAGNDTVRSAAPGGLLALARDPDAYRTLADGRAPLDRAVEELLRVHPPVLSFRRTAARDTELAGTRIRAGDKVVVFHASANHDARVFTDPHRLDLGRSPNPHVSFGDGPHVCLGAHFARLQLRTLYEEWRTAMPAPELAGEPRRLVSNFINGITRLPLRVSGPRR comes from the coding sequence ATGGAACGTGCCGCACATGTGCCCGCCGCCCCCCGCCGGCCCGGCGTGCCCGACGTGTTCGACCCGCGGCTCTATGCCGCGGGCGTCCCCCACGAGAGCTACCGGGTGCTGCGCGAGCGGTACCCGGTGGCCTGGCAGGAGGAGCCCGAGGTGGACGGGTGGCCCGCCGGAACCGGGTTCTGGGCCGTCACCCGGCACGCCGACGTCGTCCGCGTCCTGCGCGACCACACCGCGTACTCCTCCTGGCTCGGCGCCACCCAGATCCGCGACCCCGACCCCGCCGACCTGCCCTTCCTGCGGCGCACCATGCTCAACCAGGACCCTCCCGAGCACGGCCGGCTGCGCCGCCTGGTCTCCCGGGCCTTCACCCCCGCCCGGGTCGACGCCTTCGCCGCCCGGGCCCGCGAGCGCGCCCGTACGCTCCTGGCCGCCGCCCGGGACGGGGCCGAGGACGGCGCCGCCGACCTGGTCCGCGCGGTCACCGACGAGTACGCCCTGCTCAATCTCACCGACCTGCTGGGCGTCCCGGCCGCCGACCGGGGCCTGCTGCTGGAGTGGACCGTACGCGTCATCGGCTACCAGGACCCCGAGGACGCCCCCGCCCCGCTCCTCGGCCCCGACGGCACACCGCTCAACCCGCGCTCACCGGCGCTGCTCGGCGAGATGTTCGGCTACGCCCGCGAACTCGCCGCGCACAAGCTCCGCCGGCCCGGCGACGACGTGATGACGGCCCTCGCCCAGGGCGAGCTGGACCCCGCCGAACTGGAGATGTTCTTCTTCCTGCTGACCGTCGCCGGAAACGACACCGTCCGCAGCGCCGCCCCCGGCGGCCTCCTCGCCCTGGCCCGCGACCCCGACGCCTACCGCACCCTCGCCGACGGGCGGGCCCCGCTGGACCGGGCCGTCGAGGAACTCCTGCGCGTCCACCCGCCGGTGCTCAGCTTCCGCCGCACCGCCGCCCGTGACACCGAGCTCGCCGGGACCCGGATCCGCGCCGGGGACAAGGTGGTGGTCTTCCACGCCTCCGCCAACCACGACGCACGCGTCTTCACCGACCCGCACCGCCTCGACCTCGGCCGCTCCCCCAACCCCCACGTCTCCTTCGGCGACGGCCCGCACGTCTGCCTCGGCGCCCACTTCGCCCGGCTGCAGCTGCGCACCCTCTACGAGGAGTGGCGTACGGCCATGCCCGCGCCCGAACTCGCGGGGGAGCCACGCCGGCTGGTCTCCAACTTCATCAACGGGATCACGCGGCTGCCGCTGCGGGTGTCCGGGCCGCGGCGGTGA
- the ggt gene encoding gamma-glutamyltransferase, whose translation MRARAARQLAFAALAGALVSTGAAAPPPSPPAAEAAPAKVPVAVGYGGAVASVDADASAAGIAVLRAGGNAVDAAVATAAALGVTEPYSAGVGGGGYLVYYDAASRRVQTVDGRETAPATATETLFQENGVPIPFEEGQTSGRSVGVPGTPATWRTALDAWGTKPLSQLLRPAEKLARDGFTVDATFRAQTEANQARFKDFPATRKLFLPGGQLPVVGSTFKNPDLAATYAELARKGTGALYRGPIADDIVNAVRKPPVDPAATRKVRSGDLTAADLRAYGTKRQAPTQVNYRGLDVYSMAPSSSGGTTVGEALNILERTDLSKLSEAQYLHRFIEASRISFADRGRWVGDPAAQDVPTRELLSQRFADSRGCLIRPDATLPSPLPPGDPRHPAACGGTGQAAPTTYEGENTTHLTVADRWGNVVSYTLTIESTGGSAITVPGRGFLLNNELTDFSFAPAAPGVPDPNLPGPGKRPRSSMSPTIVLEHGRPVLAVGSPGGATIITTVLQTLTGHLDRGLPLVDAIKAPRASQRNQTTTELEPELWNSPLRAELEALGQAFRQNPEIGAATGVQRLRDGRWLAAAETTRRGGGSAMVVHPQGKP comes from the coding sequence ATGCGCGCTCGCGCAGCACGTCAGTTAGCGTTCGCAGCCCTCGCCGGGGCGCTCGTCTCCACCGGAGCCGCCGCCCCGCCCCCGTCCCCGCCCGCGGCGGAGGCCGCGCCGGCCAAGGTACCGGTGGCCGTCGGCTACGGAGGGGCCGTCGCCAGCGTCGACGCCGACGCCTCGGCGGCCGGGATCGCGGTCCTGCGGGCCGGGGGCAACGCCGTGGACGCGGCCGTCGCCACCGCTGCCGCGCTCGGGGTCACCGAACCCTACTCGGCGGGCGTCGGCGGCGGCGGATACCTGGTCTACTACGACGCCGCCTCCCGCCGCGTGCAGACCGTCGACGGCCGCGAGACGGCGCCCGCCACGGCCACCGAGACCCTGTTCCAGGAGAACGGCGTCCCCATCCCCTTCGAAGAGGGCCAGACCAGCGGCCGCAGCGTCGGCGTTCCCGGCACCCCCGCCACCTGGCGCACCGCCCTGGACGCCTGGGGTACCAAGCCGCTCTCCCAACTCCTGCGCCCGGCCGAGAAACTGGCCCGTGACGGCTTCACCGTCGACGCCACCTTCCGGGCCCAGACCGAGGCCAACCAGGCCCGGTTCAAGGACTTCCCCGCCACCCGGAAGCTCTTCCTGCCCGGCGGACAACTCCCGGTCGTCGGCTCCACGTTCAAGAACCCCGACCTCGCGGCCACCTACGCCGAACTCGCCCGCAAGGGCACCGGGGCGCTCTACCGGGGCCCGATCGCCGACGACATCGTCAACGCCGTCCGCAAGCCCCCCGTCGACCCGGCCGCCACCCGGAAAGTCCGCTCCGGGGACCTGACCGCCGCCGACCTGCGCGCGTACGGGACCAAACGGCAGGCCCCGACCCAGGTGAACTACCGGGGCCTGGACGTCTACAGCATGGCGCCCTCCTCCTCCGGCGGCACCACCGTCGGCGAGGCGCTGAACATCCTGGAGCGCACCGACCTGTCGAAGCTGTCCGAGGCCCAGTACCTGCACCGGTTCATCGAGGCCTCCCGGATCTCCTTCGCCGACCGGGGCCGCTGGGTGGGCGACCCGGCCGCCCAGGACGTGCCGACCCGCGAGCTGCTCTCCCAGCGCTTCGCCGACTCGCGCGGCTGCCTCATCCGGCCGGACGCGACCCTGCCCAGCCCGCTGCCCCCCGGCGACCCGCGCCACCCTGCGGCCTGCGGCGGCACCGGGCAGGCCGCCCCGACCACCTACGAGGGGGAGAACACCACGCACCTGACGGTCGCCGACCGCTGGGGCAACGTGGTCTCGTACACCCTGACCATCGAGTCCACGGGCGGCAGCGCCATCACCGTCCCCGGGCGCGGCTTCCTGCTCAACAACGAGCTGACCGACTTCTCCTTCGCCCCGGCCGCCCCCGGCGTCCCGGACCCGAACCTGCCCGGCCCGGGCAAGCGGCCGCGCTCGTCCATGTCCCCGACCATCGTCCTCGAGCACGGCCGCCCGGTCCTGGCCGTGGGCTCCCCGGGCGGCGCGACCATCATCACCACCGTCCTGCAGACCCTGACCGGCCACCTGGACCGGGGGCTGCCGCTGGTCGACGCGATCAAGGCGCCGCGCGCCAGCCAGCGCAACCAGACGACGACGGAACTGGAACCGGAGCTGTGGAACAGCCCGCTGCGCGCCGAACTGGAGGCGCTGGGGCAGGCGTTCCGGCAGAACCCGGAGATCGGCGCCGCCACCGGCGTCCAGCGGCTGCGGGACGGCCGCTGGCTGGCGGCCGCCGAGACCACCCGGCGGGGCGGGGGCTCGGCGATGGTCGTGCACCCGCAGGGGAAGCCGTAG
- a CDS encoding nitrilase-related carbon-nitrogen hydrolase, whose protein sequence is MAQVVRAALVQATWTGDTESMIAKHEEHARRAAAQGAKVIGFQEVFNAPYFCQVQEPEHYRWAEPVPDGPTVRRMQELARETGMVIVVPVFEKENEGFYYNTAAVIDADGSYLGKYRKHHIPQVKGFWEKYYFRPGNLGWPVFDTAVGRVGVYICYDRHFPEGWRQLGLAGAQLVYNPSATSRGLSAYLWQLEQPASAVANEYFVAAINRVGQEEYGDNDFYGTSYFVDPRGQFVGEVASDKEEELLVRDLDFDLIKEVRDQWAFYRDRRPDAYGGLVQP, encoded by the coding sequence ATGGCCCAAGTCGTCCGCGCCGCACTCGTCCAGGCTACCTGGACCGGAGACACCGAGTCGATGATCGCCAAGCACGAGGAGCACGCCCGCAGGGCGGCCGCCCAGGGCGCGAAGGTCATCGGCTTCCAGGAGGTGTTCAACGCCCCCTACTTCTGCCAGGTCCAGGAGCCCGAGCACTACCGCTGGGCCGAGCCCGTCCCCGACGGGCCCACGGTCCGCCGGATGCAGGAGCTGGCCCGCGAGACCGGGATGGTCATCGTCGTCCCGGTCTTCGAGAAGGAGAACGAGGGCTTCTACTACAACACCGCCGCCGTCATCGACGCCGACGGCAGCTACCTCGGCAAGTACCGCAAGCACCACATCCCGCAGGTCAAGGGGTTCTGGGAGAAGTACTACTTCCGCCCCGGCAACCTCGGCTGGCCCGTCTTCGACACCGCCGTCGGCCGCGTCGGCGTCTACATCTGCTACGACCGCCACTTCCCCGAGGGCTGGCGCCAACTCGGCCTGGCCGGAGCCCAGCTGGTCTACAACCCGTCCGCCACCTCCCGCGGCCTGTCCGCCTACCTGTGGCAGCTGGAGCAGCCGGCGTCCGCCGTCGCCAACGAGTACTTCGTCGCCGCCATCAACCGCGTCGGCCAGGAGGAGTACGGCGACAACGACTTCTACGGCACCAGCTACTTCGTCGACCCCCGGGGCCAGTTCGTCGGCGAGGTCGCCAGCGACAAGGAGGAGGAACTCCTCGTCCGGGACCTCGACTTCGACCTGATCAAGGAGGTCCGCGACCAGTGGGCCTTCTACCGCGACCGCCGCCCCGACGCCTACGGAGGACTGGTTCAGCCGTGA
- a CDS encoding aspartate aminotransferase family protein → MTNPTPLYNRHRTVLPDWLALYYDRPIELTHGEGRHVWDADGNRYLDFFGGILTTMTAHALPEVTKAVSEQAGRIIHSSTLYLNRPMIELAERIAALSGIPDARVFFTTSGTEANDAALLLATAYRRSNQILAMRNSYHGRSFSTVGITGNRGWSPTSLSPLQTYYVHGAVRTRGPFAALDDAAFTAAAVADLEDVLGQARGGVAALIAEPIQGVGGFTSPPDGLYGAFRDVLNRHGILWISDEVQTGWGRTGDYFWGWQAHAQSGPPDMLTFAKGIGNGMSIGGVVARAEVMNCLDANSISTFGGSPVTMAAGLANLAYLLDHDLQGNARRVGGLLLERLRALAATSPAVREVRGRGLMAGLELTEPGTDRADPQAAAAVLEAARAGGLLIGKGGGHDTSVLRIAPPLSLTVAEAEEGAEILGQALRSIE, encoded by the coding sequence GTGACCAACCCGACCCCCCTGTACAACCGCCACCGCACCGTCCTGCCCGACTGGCTCGCGCTCTACTACGACCGCCCCATCGAGCTCACCCACGGCGAGGGCCGCCACGTCTGGGACGCCGACGGCAACCGGTACCTCGACTTCTTCGGCGGCATCCTCACCACCATGACCGCCCACGCCCTGCCCGAGGTCACCAAGGCCGTCTCCGAGCAGGCCGGGCGGATCATCCACTCCTCCACGCTCTACCTCAACCGGCCCATGATCGAGCTGGCCGAACGGATCGCCGCCCTCTCCGGCATCCCCGACGCCCGGGTCTTCTTCACCACCTCCGGCACCGAGGCCAACGACGCCGCCCTGCTGCTGGCGACCGCGTACCGCCGCTCCAACCAGATCCTGGCGATGCGCAACAGCTACCACGGCCGGTCCTTCTCCACCGTCGGCATCACCGGCAACCGGGGCTGGTCCCCGACCAGCCTCTCCCCGCTCCAGACGTACTACGTCCACGGCGCCGTCCGTACCCGCGGCCCCTTCGCCGCCCTCGACGACGCCGCCTTCACGGCCGCGGCCGTCGCCGACCTGGAGGACGTGCTCGGCCAGGCCCGCGGGGGAGTTGCCGCCCTCATCGCCGAACCCATCCAGGGCGTCGGCGGGTTCACCTCACCCCCCGACGGCCTGTACGGGGCCTTCCGCGACGTGCTCAACCGGCACGGCATCCTCTGGATCAGCGACGAGGTACAGACCGGCTGGGGCCGCACAGGGGACTACTTCTGGGGCTGGCAGGCCCACGCGCAGAGCGGGCCGCCGGACATGCTCACCTTCGCCAAGGGCATCGGCAACGGCATGTCCATCGGCGGTGTCGTCGCCCGCGCCGAGGTGATGAACTGCCTCGACGCCAACTCCATCTCCACCTTCGGCGGTTCCCCGGTGACGATGGCGGCAGGCCTCGCCAACCTCGCCTACCTGCTGGACCACGACCTCCAGGGCAACGCCCGCCGCGTCGGCGGCCTCCTCCTGGAGCGGCTGCGCGCCCTCGCCGCCACCTCGCCCGCCGTACGGGAGGTCCGCGGCCGGGGCCTGATGGCCGGACTGGAGCTCACCGAGCCTGGCACCGACCGCGCCGACCCGCAGGCGGCCGCCGCGGTCCTGGAGGCCGCCCGCGCGGGCGGCCTGCTCATCGGCAAGGGCGGCGGGCACGACACCAGCGTGCTGCGCATCGCGCCGCCGCTCTCCCTCACCGTGGCCGAGGCGGAAGAGGGGGCCGAGATCCTCGGACAGGCCCTCCGCAGCATCGAGTAG
- the hydA gene encoding dihydropyrimidinase, translating into MSIRTLIRGGLVVTAADELHADVLVEDGRVAALAATGSAAAGAWTADRTIDASGKYVIPGGVDAHTHMELPFGGTSASDTFETGTRAAAWGGTTTIVDFAVQSVGRSLREGLDTWYDKADGNCAIDYAFHMILSDVNEHTLKEMDHLVGEGVTSFKLFMAYPGVFYSDDGQILRAMQRASSNGGLIMMHAENGIAIDVLVEQALARGETDPRHHGEVRKVLLEAEATHRAIQLARVAGSPLYVVHVSAEEAVAELAAARDKGLPVFGETCPQYLFLSTDNLAEPDFQGAKYVCSTPLRPREHQAALWRGLRTNDLQVVSTDHCPFCFRGQKELGRGDFSKIPNGLPGVENRMDLLHQAVLDGHITRRRWIEIACATPARMFGLYPQKGTIAPGSDADIVLYDPHAEQVISAETHHMNVDYSAYEGRRITGRVDTVLSRGEPVIDRRAYTGRAGHGAFVHRSTCQYL; encoded by the coding sequence ATGAGCATCCGCACCCTGATCAGAGGCGGCCTCGTCGTCACCGCCGCCGACGAGCTCCACGCCGACGTCCTCGTCGAGGACGGCCGCGTGGCGGCGCTCGCCGCCACCGGCTCGGCCGCCGCCGGCGCCTGGACGGCCGACCGCACGATCGACGCGAGCGGCAAGTACGTCATCCCGGGCGGGGTCGACGCCCACACCCACATGGAGCTGCCGTTCGGCGGCACCTCCGCCTCCGACACCTTCGAGACCGGCACCCGAGCCGCCGCCTGGGGCGGCACGACCACCATCGTCGACTTCGCCGTCCAGAGCGTGGGCCGCTCCCTGCGCGAGGGACTCGACACCTGGTACGACAAGGCCGACGGCAACTGCGCGATCGACTACGCCTTCCACATGATCCTGTCGGACGTCAACGAGCACACCTTGAAGGAGATGGACCACCTCGTCGGCGAGGGCGTCACCTCCTTCAAGCTGTTCATGGCCTATCCCGGCGTCTTCTACAGCGACGACGGGCAGATCCTGCGCGCGATGCAGCGGGCCTCGTCCAACGGCGGACTGATCATGATGCACGCCGAGAACGGCATCGCCATCGACGTCCTCGTGGAACAGGCCCTGGCCCGCGGCGAGACCGACCCCCGCCACCACGGCGAGGTCCGCAAGGTCCTCCTGGAGGCCGAGGCCACCCACCGGGCGATCCAGCTCGCCCGGGTCGCCGGCTCCCCGCTCTACGTCGTCCACGTCTCGGCGGAGGAGGCCGTCGCGGAACTCGCCGCCGCCCGCGACAAGGGCCTGCCGGTCTTCGGCGAAACCTGCCCCCAGTACCTGTTCCTCTCCACCGACAACCTCGCCGAGCCGGACTTCCAGGGCGCCAAGTACGTCTGCTCCACCCCCCTGCGCCCTCGCGAGCACCAGGCGGCCCTCTGGCGCGGCCTGCGCACCAACGACCTCCAGGTGGTCTCCACCGACCACTGCCCGTTCTGCTTCCGCGGCCAGAAGGAACTGGGCCGGGGCGACTTCTCCAAGATCCCCAACGGTCTCCCCGGCGTGGAGAACCGCATGGACCTCCTCCACCAGGCCGTCCTGGACGGCCACATCACCCGCCGCCGCTGGATCGAGATCGCCTGCGCGACCCCGGCCCGGATGTTCGGCCTCTACCCGCAGAAGGGCACCATCGCCCCGGGTTCGGACGCCGACATCGTCCTCTACGATCCGCACGCCGAGCAGGTCATCTCCGCCGAGACCCACCACATGAACGTGGACTACTCGGCGTACGAGGGCAGGCGGATCACCGGACGCGTCGACACGGTCCTCTCCCGGGGCGAACCCGTCATCGACCGCCGCGCCTACACCGGCCGGGCCGGGCACGGGGCCTTCGTGCACCGCTCCACCTGCCAGTACCTCTAG
- a CDS encoding TIGR03842 family LLM class F420-dependent oxidoreductase, with product MDFGIVLQTDPPASQVISLMKRAERNGFRYGWTFDSAVLWQEPFVIYSQILANTQKLHIGPMVTNPGTRTWEVTASTFATLNDMYGNRTVCGIGRGDSAMRVAGRAPNTLARLGEAIEVIRDLAEGREALVDGNPIRIPWIKNGRLPVWMAAYGPKALALTGQKADGFILQLADPFLTEWMVKAVRDAAAEAGRDPASVTICVAAPAYVTADDSPSALAHARDQCRWFGGMVGNHVADLVSRYGEHSGMVPDELTEYIKARHGYDYSHHGRAGNPSTDFVPDEIVDRFCLLGPPEAHIEKLRALRDLGVDQFAVYDMHDAREATIDAYGARIIPALRD from the coding sequence ATGGACTTCGGCATCGTCCTCCAGACGGACCCGCCCGCCTCCCAGGTCATCAGCCTGATGAAGCGCGCCGAACGCAACGGCTTCCGCTACGGCTGGACCTTCGACTCGGCGGTCCTGTGGCAGGAGCCGTTCGTCATCTACAGCCAGATCCTCGCCAACACGCAGAAGCTGCACATCGGCCCCATGGTGACCAACCCGGGCACCCGCACCTGGGAGGTCACCGCCTCCACCTTCGCCACCCTCAACGACATGTACGGCAACCGCACCGTCTGCGGCATCGGCCGCGGCGACTCCGCCATGCGCGTCGCCGGCCGTGCCCCCAACACCCTGGCCCGCCTCGGCGAGGCCATCGAGGTCATCCGCGACCTGGCCGAAGGCCGCGAGGCGCTCGTGGACGGCAACCCGATCCGCATCCCCTGGATCAAGAACGGCAGACTCCCCGTCTGGATGGCCGCGTACGGCCCCAAGGCCCTCGCCCTGACCGGCCAGAAGGCCGACGGCTTCATCCTCCAGCTGGCCGACCCGTTCCTCACGGAATGGATGGTCAAAGCGGTCCGCGACGCCGCCGCCGAGGCGGGCCGCGACCCGGCGTCGGTCACCATCTGCGTGGCGGCCCCCGCCTACGTCACGGCCGACGACTCGCCGTCCGCCCTGGCCCACGCCCGCGACCAGTGCCGCTGGTTCGGCGGCATGGTCGGCAACCACGTGGCCGACCTCGTCTCCCGCTACGGCGAACACTCGGGCATGGTCCCCGACGAACTCACCGAGTACATCAAGGCCCGCCACGGATACGACTACAGCCACCACGGCCGCGCCGGAAACCCTTCCACCGACTTCGTCCCGGACGAGATCGTCGACCGCTTCTGCCTCCTGGGCCCGCCCGAGGCCCACATCGAGAAGCTCCGCGCCCTACGTGACCTCGGCGTCGACCAGTTCGCCGTCTACGACATGCACGACGCGAGGGAGGCGACCATCGACGCCTACGGCGCGAGGATCATCCCGGCACTGCGGGACTGA